In the genome of Bos mutus isolate GX-2022 chromosome 20, NWIPB_WYAK_1.1, whole genome shotgun sequence, one region contains:
- the NDUFS6 gene encoding NADH dehydrogenase [ubiquinone] iron-sulfur protein 6, mitochondrial, whose translation MAARKMAAVLTFLRFLGRGGAVTRGLPGGARCFGVRTSPTGEKVTHTGQVYDDGDYRKVRFVGRQKEVNENFAIDLIAEQPVSQVGSRVISCDGGGGALGHPRVYINLDKETKTGTCGYCGLQFRQQHH comes from the exons ATGGCAGCCCGCAAGATGGCGGCGGTGCTGACCTTCCTCAGGTTCCTGGGCCGGGGCGGCGCGGTGACGCGCGGCCTGCCCGGGGGCGCCAGGTGCTTTGGGGTGCGGACCTCGCCGACCGGGGAGAAGGTCACGCACACCGGCCAG GTTTATGACGATGGAGACTACAGGAAAGTTCGATTTGTAGGTCGTCAGAAAGAG GTGAACGAGAACTTTGCCATCGATCTGATAGCGGAGCAGCCCGTGAGCCAAGTTGGGAGTCGGGTGATATCGTGCGACGGCGGCGGGGGGGCCCTGGGCCACCCCCGAGTGTACATAAACCTG GACAAGGAAACGAAGACGGGGACGTGCGGCTACTGCGGCCTGCAGTTCCGGCAGCAGCACCACTAG
- the MRPL36 gene encoding large ribosomal subunit protein bL36m — protein MATALLRRVASAVGPLLQLGGRPLSALAQGPPRAGPATHTPPGLVAALLAARPALGLQPALGFKTKGVLKKRCKGCYLVKRRGRWFIYCKTNPKHKQRQM, from the coding sequence ATGGCCACCGCCCTCCTAAGGAGAGTGGCCTCCGCCGTGGGCCCGCTGCTGCAGCTGGGGGGCCGCCCGCTTTCCGCGCTCGCGCAGGGCCCCCCGCGCGCCGGCCCTGCCACTCACACGCCCCCCGGCCTGGTTGCCGCGCTCCTCGCCGCGCGCCCGGCGCTCGGCCTGCAGCCCGCCCTGGGCTTCAAGACCAAGGGCGTCCTCAAAAAGCGCTGCAAGGGCTGCTACCTGGTGAAGAGGCGCGGGCGCTGGTTCATCTACTGCAAGACCAACCCAAAGCACAAGCAGAGACAGATGTAG